In Drosophila simulans strain w501 chromosome 3R, Prin_Dsim_3.1, whole genome shotgun sequence, a single window of DNA contains:
- the LOC6729678 gene encoding protein FAM98B produces MEDLELFLVDSLKALSFQGHCQNQDNLSRALDAGIECPDIREVVHWLAHELHILRKTDERVTNKEFNKEFSFELSLLLTELGCPYRDLVQGAIEERFKSRMSLVQLLEYLTSELMTTKMVLKAQPVGPPCKRSKMDTNVQQVVENLAKDLQLAEVPKNINTKMLFEKISPRLEQAIKQTNPQVLSEPLLKLKKPLTDAQWQVLETLHRELEAEYNLRRQMMSTRLEATVQSFQWSESMRQRSNEIMDRFNRKMRELEQFKVGGNQTDLVALLAARSDLAIIEKTSSANVRKNTASKIQKHVIGRVPDRGGRANEHAPPPPEMPSWQQQRASGPPGGGRGGGNFRGGRGGGGGGFGGRGGGGGGFGGGGGGGGGNWQEPQQQQQQYQNQSYQQRDRNDQQWISGSGRVQGTGWNPHGGRDGGGRDGGGRDGGGRDGGGRDGGGRGRGGGGGRGGYRGGYR; encoded by the coding sequence ATGGAAGATCTGGAACTGTTTTTGGTGGATTCCCTAAAGGCGCTGTCCTTCCAAGGGCACTGCCAAAATCAGGATAATCTGAGTCGTGCCCTGGACGCGGGTATCGAATGTCCGGACATACGAGAGGTGGTTCATTGGCTCGCCCACGAATTGCACATTTTACGAAAAACCGATGAGCGCGTGACAAACAAAGAGTTTAACAAAGAGTTTTCCTTCGAGCTGTCCCTGTTGCTCACGGAACTGGGCTGCCCGTACCGCGATCTGGTGCAGGGAGCCATAGAAGAGCGCTTCAAGAGCCGTATGTCACTGGTGCAACTGCTGGAGTACCTCACATCCGAACTGATGACCACCAAGATGGTTCTAAAGGCCCAGCCCGTGGGTCCACCCTGCAAACGCTCGAAGATGGACACAAATGTCCAACAGGTTGTCGAAAATCTAGCCAAGGATCTTCAGCTGGCCGAAGTGCCTAAGAACATCAATACCAAGATGCTTTTCGAGAAGATATCTCCCCGCTTGGAGCAGGCCATTAAGCAAACCAATCCCCAAGTGCTCAGCGAACCGCTTTTAAAGCTGAAGAAGCCCTTGACTGATGCACAATGGCAAGTGTTGGAGACCCTGCACCGAGAACTGGAGGCGGAATACAATCTGCGCCGGCAGATGATGTCTACGCGTCTGGAGGCCACTGTACAAAGCTTTCAGTGGTCGGAGTCTATGCGTCAGCGCTCCAATGAGATCATGGACCGCTTCAATCGCAAGATGAGGGAGCTGGAGCAGTTCAAAGTGGGCGGAAACCAAACCGACCTGGTGGCCCTGTTGGCAGCTCGCTCAGATCTGGCCATCATTGAGAAGACAAGCTCGGCGAATGTGCGGAAGAATACGGCTTCCAAAATACAAAAGCATGTGATTGGTCGGGTACCCGATCGCGGAGGCAGGGCCAATGAGCATGCTCCTCCGCCACCAGAGATGCCCTcgtggcagcagcaaaggGCTAGTGGTCCTCCAGGTGGCGGACGCGGAGGAGGTAATTTCAGAGGAGGCaggggcggcggtggcggcggcttcggtggaagaggaggaggaggtggcggcttcggtggaggaggaggaggaggtggtggcaaCTGGCAGGAacctcagcagcagcagcagcaatatcaAAACCAAAGTTACCAACAACGTGATAGAAATGATCAGCAATGGATCAGCGGGAGTGGCCGAGTGCAGGGTACTGGCTGGAATCCACACGGCGGACGTGACGGAGGAGGGCGTGATGGCGGAGGACGAGACGGAGGAGGACGTGACGGAGGAGGACGTGACGGAGGAGGACGAGGcagaggaggtggaggaggtcGCGGAGGATACCGTGGCGGCTACCGATGA
- the LOC6729680 gene encoding uncharacterized protein LOC6729680 isoform X2 translates to MHIKLILALVIGYGGIFAPGSAQNLLDRLRPVNMTRFDDGIKVVSGTKVKRYERLTVPLGGPVGIPGAAGLLGPLLPPQPAYLGYTYLVPQWQAGAKLMGDGEGSGVAGMITFVQLPYNSDIKVTINVTGLPAGKHALHIHTFGDLSDGCKSTGGQFPNNFLGNVDTKDDGSISAVFQSIYLQLFGINGIVGRSIVIHSKAIDLNTALNAEVFSSSLQAMPNPLAYQNEENSLGAAIACGVISIMSTAASSSGMATAAPAAPAMENPEI, encoded by the exons ATGCATATTAAACTGATACTGGCGTTGGTAATTGGCTATGGCGGCATTTTTGCGCCTGGCAGTGCACAAAATCTGTTGGATCGACTGCGTCCGGTGAATATGACCCGCTTCGATGATGGCATTAAGGTGGTTTCCGGCACCAAAGTGAAGCGCTACGAGCGCCTGACGGTTCCGCTGGGTGGTCCTGTGGGAATTCCAGGAGCGGCTGGCCTTTTGGGACCTCTGCTGCCTCCTCAACCGGCTTATTTGGGATACACCTAT TTGGTGCCTCAATGGCAGGCGGGAGCCAAACTGATGGGCGATGGCGAAGGATCAGGCGTGGCCGGAATGATAACCTTTGTGCAGCTGCCCTACAACTCGGATATCAAGGTGACGATCAATGTGACTGGATTGCCAGCCGGCAAACATGCCCTGCATATTCACACCTTTGGTGATCTCAGCGATGGTTGCAAGTCCACAGGTGGCCAGTTTCCCAATAACTTT CTCGGTAATGTGGACACCAAGGATGATGGCAGCATCTCGGCGGTCTTTCAGAGCATTTACCTGCAATTGTTTGGCATCAATGGGATCGTTGGGCGTTCCATAGTGATACACAGCAAGGCAATCGATCTGAATACTGCCCTAAATGCAGAGGTATTTTCCTCCTCCCTGCAAGCCATGCCAAATCCCCTGGCCTATCAGAACGAGGAGAATTCACTGGGTGCTGCCATCGCCTGTGGGGTTATAAGTATTATGAGCACAGCCGCCAGTTCATCAGGAATGGCAACGgctgcaccagcagcaccgGCAATGGAAAACCCAGAGATTTAA
- the LOC6729680 gene encoding uncharacterized protein LOC6729680 isoform X1 → MHIKLILALVIGYGGIFAPGSAQNLLDRLRPVNMTRFDDGIKVVSGTKVKRYERLTVPLGGPVGIPGAAGLLGPLLPPQPAYLGYTYQLVPQWQAGAKLMGDGEGSGVAGMITFVQLPYNSDIKVTINVTGLPAGKHALHIHTFGDLSDGCKSTGGQFPNNFLGNVDTKDDGSISAVFQSIYLQLFGINGIVGRSIVIHSKAIDLNTALNAEVFSSSLQAMPNPLAYQNEENSLGAAIACGVISIMSTAASSSGMATAAPAAPAMENPEI, encoded by the exons ATGCATATTAAACTGATACTGGCGTTGGTAATTGGCTATGGCGGCATTTTTGCGCCTGGCAGTGCACAAAATCTGTTGGATCGACTGCGTCCGGTGAATATGACCCGCTTCGATGATGGCATTAAGGTGGTTTCCGGCACCAAAGTGAAGCGCTACGAGCGCCTGACGGTTCCGCTGGGTGGTCCTGTGGGAATTCCAGGAGCGGCTGGCCTTTTGGGACCTCTGCTGCCTCCTCAACCGGCTTATTTGGGATACACCTAT CAGTTGGTGCCTCAATGGCAGGCGGGAGCCAAACTGATGGGCGATGGCGAAGGATCAGGCGTGGCCGGAATGATAACCTTTGTGCAGCTGCCCTACAACTCGGATATCAAGGTGACGATCAATGTGACTGGATTGCCAGCCGGCAAACATGCCCTGCATATTCACACCTTTGGTGATCTCAGCGATGGTTGCAAGTCCACAGGTGGCCAGTTTCCCAATAACTTT CTCGGTAATGTGGACACCAAGGATGATGGCAGCATCTCGGCGGTCTTTCAGAGCATTTACCTGCAATTGTTTGGCATCAATGGGATCGTTGGGCGTTCCATAGTGATACACAGCAAGGCAATCGATCTGAATACTGCCCTAAATGCAGAGGTATTTTCCTCCTCCCTGCAAGCCATGCCAAATCCCCTGGCCTATCAGAACGAGGAGAATTCACTGGGTGCTGCCATCGCCTGTGGGGTTATAAGTATTATGAGCACAGCCGCCAGTTCATCAGGAATGGCAACGgctgcaccagcagcaccgGCAATGGAAAACCCAGAGATTTAA
- the LOC6729681 gene encoding laccase-3 produces MRKGLGRPMGQNFLRRLPANRVASCPWRFAMSKRESKSFASMVLIVPLLFGLNQARCESSKDDFPQAKFEWPSFAWMRNKTTKVTPALDLKNDYSQMELANFGDFDRHPCRRVCQQGQSQNCYYQLVVHNYQRLGPECQRCQFDERACTSEHCIYGDGVANPVMAVNRMVPGPSIELCENDTVVVDVLNYLSEPTTMHWHGVHMHRTPEMDGAPFITQYPLQPGEVQRYEFQVDRSGSLWYHSHVGWQRGFGVAGALVVRQTRQENQHSQLYDYDLVEHTLMIQDIFYEYNLQDVRNILVNGKGRNHLSQLPDNDNRHRYERLRVTPGYRYRMRVILNGIANCPVEFSIEQHRLLMISTDGNDIEPVLADGFFLTSAERFDFVLEANQYKKNYWIRIKGYEQCENRNIYQGAVLSYRGSARSELPQGDILDKPSSRAAEEDLILVNDFRFKPANSTAISSLRQSLDKDNNVGTVALRSVDPVPWSRYTKFLTHYSSFGSRTAPNGEILFQISDISYNSPGISLLQGRHLYQDDGYFCNKSSLAAEGRNCERELCECVNVMRLPAYRPLEMVVANYLDTTHPFHIHGFTFRLVGQGVLGNVNDLRNIQELDRRGRLPRLSDDSAAVAKDTVQIPGQGYIIVRFISNNPGFWLYHCHVEAHAVQGMVAVLKIGEDHQMKTIPARVRC; encoded by the exons ATGCGCAAAGGTCTGGGTCGCCCAATGGGCCAAAACTTTCTTCGTCGGCTGCCCGCGAATCGAGTGGCCAGTTGCCCGTGGCGGTTCGCGATGTCCAAACGCGAAAGTAAAAGTTTTGCCAGCATGGTGCTGATAGTACCACTGCTTTTCGGTTTAAACCAGGCTCGATGTGAGTCCTCCAAGGACGATTTCCCGCAGGCCAAGTTCGAATGGCCCTCGTTTGCCTGGATGCGAAATAAGACCACAAAGGTGACTCCCGCGTTAGATCTGAAGAACGACTACAGCCAAATGGAGTTGGCCAACTTTGGGGACTTTGATCGTCATCCCTGCAGAAGAGTTTGCCAGCAGGGTCAATCGCAGAACTGCTACTACCAACTGGTGGTGCACAATTACCAGCGACTTGGACCGGAGTGCCAGAGATGCCAGTTCGATGAGCGGGCCTGTACCTCGGAGCATTGTATTTATGGCGATGGAGTGGCAAATCCAGTGATGGCTGTTAATCGCATGGTTCCAGGACCTTCCATAGAGCTATGCGAAAACGATACAGTCGTCGTGGATGTGTTGAATTATCTAAGTGAGCCAACAACGATGCACTGGCATGGAGTGCACATGCATAGAACTCCCGAAATGGATGGAGCACCCTTCATTACCCAGTATCCTTTGCAGCCCGGTGAGGTTCAGCGCTACGAATTCCAGGTGGATCGAAGTGGTTCTTTGTGGTACCACAGCCATGTGGGTTGGCAGCGGGGATTCGGAGTGGCTGGTGCCTTGGTAGTGCGCCAAACGCGTCAGGAGAATCAGCATTCGCAGCTTTACGATTACGATTTAGTGGAGCACACCCTTATGATCCAGGATATCTTTTACGAATACAACCTGCAGGATGTGCGGAATATTCTGGTAAACGGAAAGGGTCGCAATCATCTTAGCCAACTGCCCGACAATGATAACCGTCATCGGTATGAACGACTTCGAGTTACTCCAGGCTATCGCTATAGGATGCGAGTTATCCTGAACGGAATAGCCAATTGTCCTGTGGAGTTCTCCATCGAACAGCACAGGCTCTTGATGATCAGCACCGATGGTAATGATATTGAACCCGTGCTGGCAGATGGCTTCTTCTTGACCTCCGCGGAGcgttttgatttcgttttggAAGCTAATCAGTACAAGAAAAACTATTGGATCAGGATCAAAGGCTATGAGCAGTGTGAGAACCGAAATATTTATCAAGGAGCTGTGCTCAGTTACCGCGGATCTGCTCGCTCTGAGTTGCCACAAGGTGATATTCTGGATAAGCCAAGTAGCAGGGCTGCAGAGGAGGATCTAATCTTGGTGAACGACTTCCGATTTAAGCCCGCAAATTCCACGGCCATATCCTCACTTCGCCAATCCTTAGATAAGGATAACAATGTTGGTACCGTGGCCTTGCGATCCGTAGATCCTGTGCCCTGGAGTCGGTACACCAAGTTCCTGACCCATTACTCCAGTTTCGGTTCGAGAACAGCGCCAAACGGGGAGATACTCTTTCAAATCAGTGATATTTCGTACAATTCGCCGGGAATATCACTGCTGCAGGGCAGGCATCTCTACCAGGACGATGGATACTTCTGTAACAAGAGCTCCCTGGCCGCAGAAGGACGAAATTGTGAGCGTGAGCTCTGCGAGTGTGTTAATGTGATGAGGCTTCCGGCCTATCGTCCTCTGGAGATGGTTGTAGCCAATTATTTGGACACCACACATCCCTTCCACATACACGGCTTTACATTCCGTTTGGTGGGCCAAGGAGTGCTGGGTAATGTCAACGATCTGCGCAAT ATTCAGGAGCTGGATCGCAGAGGACGTCTTCCTCGTTTATCGGATGACAGCGCTGCCGTGGCCAAGGATACGGTGCAAATTCCTGGACAGGGATACATAATAGTTCGATTCATCTCAAACAATCCTGGATTTTGGCTATATCATTGCCATGTTGAAGCACACGCCGTCCAAGGAATGGTGGCGGTGCTGAAGATCGGTGAGGATCACCAGATGAAAACCATTCCGGCACGTGTGCGCTGttga
- the LOC6729682 gene encoding lipase 3, giving the protein MYRSHIAVFCALVGIFLGPVVQSAPFSNDPAEVSNFYELFNNPDAHVSLINGPDTIHFIEEHGYPAERHYVTTEDGYIISLFRIPYSHNLQNQEEKKPIAFIQHGLFASSDFWPSLGPDDGLPFLLSDAGYDVWLGNARGNRYSKNHTSRLTSHPDFWRFSWHEIGYFDIAAAIDYTLSTENGQDQEGIHYIGHSQGTTVMFVLLSSRPEYNDKIKTAHMLAPVAFMDHMDDVMVNTLSPYLGFTNIYSTLFCSQEFLPHNDFVLALMYSVCRPESIVYRFCSNSNETNTDSGRTNSTASALTFGVMPAGVSTDQILHYMQEHQSGHFRQFDFGTKKNKKAYGTDAPEDYPTELITTEMHLWYSDNDEMSAVEDVLRVAKTLPNKVMHHMEDPLWDHMDFALNWEVRQYINDPIIAILNEYEGK; this is encoded by the exons ATGTATAGATCACACATCGCTGTCTTTTGTGCCTTAGTGGGCATATTCCTGGGGCCAGTTGTCCAGTCTGCTCCTTTTTCCAATGATCCTGCAGAGGTCTCCAATTTTTATGAATTGTTCAATAACCCCGATGCGCACGTATCCTTGATAAATGGTCCCGACACG ATTCATTTCATCGAGGAACATGGTTATCCAGCTGAGCGACACTATGTGACCACTGAAGATGGCTACATTATCAGCCTCTTCCGAATTCCATACTCGCACAATCTCCAGAACCAGGAAGAAAAGAAACCCATTGCTTTCATACAACACGGTCTTTTTGCTAGCTCCGACTTTTGGCCAAGCTTGGGACCGGATGATGGCCTTCCTTTCCTGCTCTCCGACGCTGGATACGATGTTTGGCTGGGCAATGCTCGTGGAAACAGATACTCGAAAAACCATACATCTCGCCTGACAAGTCATCCGGACTTCTGGCGCTTCAGTTGGCACGAGATTGGATACTTTGATATTGCCGCAGCTATTGACTATACCCTTTCCACGGAGAACGGACAGGATCAGGAGGGTATCCACTACATAGGACACTCTCAGGGCACCACGGTTATGTTTGTGCTGCTGTCTTCAAGACCGGAATATAACGACAAGATCAAGACGGCTCACATGCTGGCTCCTGTGGCCTTCATGGATCACATGGACGATGTTATGGTCAACACCTTGTCTCCTTACCTGGGATTTACCAATATCTACTCGACCCTCTTCTGTTCCCAAGAATTCTTGCCCCACAACGATTTCGTCCTGGCTCTGATGTACAGTGTTTGTCGTCCGGAATCGATTGTTTACAGATTTTGCAGCAACAGTAATGAAACAAATACTGACTCAGGAAGAACTAATTCG ACTGCCTCTGCGTTGACTTTTGGAGTGATGCCTGCTGGCGTTTCCACGGATCAAATCCTGCACTACATGCAGGAACATCAATCTGGACATTTCCGGCAGTTCGATTTCGGCACCAAAAAGAATAAGAAGGCGTATGGAACGGATGCCCCAGAGGATTATCCAACTGAGCTAATCACGACTGAGATGCATCTGTGGTATTCGGACAACGATGAGATGTCCGCAGTTGAGGATGTCTTGAGGGTGGCAAAAACGCTACCCAACAAGGTGATGCACCATATGGAGGATCCGCTATGGGATCATATGGACTTTGCTCTAAACTGGGAGGTGCGCCAATATATCAATGATCCGATTATAGCCATTCTAAACGAGTACGAGGGGAAGTGA
- the LOC6729683 gene encoding lipase 3: MNRFTGSLLVLVALAVGVYSAAIDGPIDFYKLYDNPEAHISLKSKATTADRTAAHGYPSEHHHIVTEDGYILGVFRIPYSHKLQNQNEKRPIVLLQHGLTSCSDAWILQGPNDGLPYLLADAGFDVWMGNARGTSYSRNHTTLSPDHPHFWKFSWHEIGIYDITAIIDYALRTENGQGQDAIHYVGHSQGTTVYFALMSWIPAYNYKIKTAHMFAPVAIMKNLSSGLVRSVGPYLGHRNTYSVLFGSQEFVPHNEFLMAIFFNICQPDFMLRPVCESAMKKLYAGGRVNMTAMPEAMATHPAGCSTDQMLHYLQEQQSGYFRLFDHGTKKNLEVYGTQEPPEYPVELINSLVHMWYADSDDLAAVEDVEQLAKRLPNKVMHHMADPEWNHGDFALNWEVRKYVNEPVIAIMEEYESKNIGT; encoded by the exons ATGAACCGATTCACGGGAAGTTTACTTGTCCTGGTTGCTCTTGCCGTGGGAGTTTACTCCGCGGCCATAGATGGACCGATTGATTTCTACAAACTGTATGACAATCCAGAGGCTCACATTAGCCTCAAGAGTAAGGCAACAACG GCTGACCGCACTGCCGCGCACGGATATCCTTCGGAGCACCATCACATAGTTACCGAAGATGGTTACATTTTGGGAGTTTTCCGAATTCCCTACTCCCACAAATTGCAGAACCAGAATGAAAAGCGACCCATTGTCCTTCTTCAGCATGGATTGACGAGCTGTTCGGATGCCTGGATTTTGCAAGGACCCAATGATGGTCTGCCATATTTGCTGGCGGATGCGGGATTCGATGTTTGGATGGGCAATGCTCGTGGAACTTCCTATTCGAGAAACCACACTACGCTCTCCCCGGATCATCCACATTTCTGGAAATTCAGTTGGCATGAGATCGGCATCTACGATATAACCGCCATTATTGACTACGCCCTTAGAACGGAGAACGGTCAGGGACAGGATGCCATCCATTATGTTGGACATTCGCAGGGTACTACGGTGTATTTTGCACTAATGTCATGGATTCCCGCATACAATTATAAGATCAAAACCGCTCACATGTTTGCCCCGGTGGCTATAATGAAGAACTTGTCCAGCGGATTGGTGCGTTCCGTGGGTCCATATTTGGGTCATAGGAACACATATTCAGTGCTTTTTGGCTCACAGGAGTTTGTGCCTCATAATGAGTTCCTCATGgccatattctttaatatctGCCAACCGGACTTCATGTTGCGTCCAGTGTGTGAAAGTGCCATGAAGAAACTTTACGCCGGAGGTCGTGTGAATATG ACTGCTATGCCGGAAGCTATGGCGACGCATCCTGCAGGCTGTTCCACCGACCAGATGTTGCACTACCTACAGGAACAGCAATCGGGTTACTTCCGTCTGTTCGATCATGGCACCAAGAAGAATCTAGAAGTCTACGGAACTCAGGAACCTCCAGAGTATCCTGTCGAGTTGATCAATTCCTTGGTGCACATGTGGTATGCCGATAGTGACGATCTCGCCGCTGTGGAGGATGTCGAGCAATTAGCCAAAAGATTGCCCAATAAGGTGATGCACCACATGGCGGATCCGGAGTGGAATCATGGAGATTTCGCCCTGAACTGGGAGGTTCGTAAATATGTCAACGAGCCAGTAATTGCCATCATGGAGGAATACGAGTCCAAGAACATTGGCACGTGA